In Chitinophaga sp. HK235, a single window of DNA contains:
- a CDS encoding SMP-30/gluconolactonase/LRE family protein: MQIYQSELFSQGPFELGEGAFWWPERSSWCWVDILGHSLYIMDKKGHRTKYHIGEYVSMMVPVQGSQELLLGLQGRVVRFSPEHGLGRTLAVLDGNPSLRCNDGKCDPAGRLWIGTMHLITQKDNGALYCVEHNRPPLIKIAQVSISNGIVWYGDRMYFNDTATNMVKEYAYEVNSGEIRFVRNAVVIPGELGCPDGMTIDEEGMLWVAHWGGGGVYRWNPVNGELLGKIEVPALQVSSCVFGGPDMQEMLITTAREHMTAQQIAAYPLSGSVFHARLPFKGLPVNYFRY, translated from the coding sequence ATGCAGATTTATCAATCAGAACTATTTTCCCAGGGCCCTTTTGAATTGGGGGAAGGCGCCTTCTGGTGGCCGGAGCGGTCATCCTGGTGTTGGGTAGACATCCTGGGGCATTCCCTGTACATAATGGACAAAAAAGGTCATCGCACAAAATATCATATAGGCGAGTACGTGAGTATGATGGTGCCGGTACAAGGTAGCCAGGAATTGTTGCTGGGCTTACAGGGCCGTGTGGTACGTTTTTCGCCGGAGCATGGGCTGGGCCGTACTTTGGCTGTCCTCGACGGTAATCCCAGCCTGCGCTGCAATGATGGAAAATGTGATCCTGCAGGGCGTTTGTGGATAGGGACCATGCACCTGATCACGCAGAAAGACAACGGAGCACTGTATTGTGTGGAGCATAACCGGCCGCCGCTGATCAAAATAGCGCAGGTCAGCATTTCCAATGGAATCGTTTGGTATGGCGACCGGATGTATTTTAATGATACCGCTACCAATATGGTAAAGGAATATGCGTATGAGGTGAATTCAGGAGAGATCCGTTTTGTGAGGAATGCAGTGGTTATACCCGGAGAGCTGGGTTGTCCGGATGGTATGACGATAGATGAGGAGGGTATGTTGTGGGTAGCACACTGGGGCGGTGGTGGCGTATATCGCTGGAATCCGGTCAACGGGGAGCTGCTGGGCAAGATTGAGGTGCCGGCATTGCAGGTGTCTTCCTGTGTTTTTGGCGGCCCGGATATGCAGGAAATGCTGATTACTACCGCGCGGGAGCATATGACGGCTCAACAAATCGCGGCTTATCCATTGAGTGGGAGTGTGTTTCACGCCAGACTTCCGTTTAAAGGACTGCCTGTTAATTACTTTAGATATTAA
- a CDS encoding PepSY domain-containing protein produces the protein MKTMTQPKKKEAGKPGKKKSMARTVVDKLHLWLGLASGLIVLIISITGCLFVFQREINELVYHRQLQVVPQEQTLPLSVLRDHAQQVLGADKPILSMTTWRLPDRAWEFMAYKGNDTAITYFGAVEYYESVLVNPYTGQITGKIDYKHNFFNIVKNIHWSLLLNTRYGQPVVGWSTVIFVVLLITGLIMWWPKRWTKAARDQSFKIKWKAGFKRINYDLHNVLGFYSLLVALVIALTGMVWAFKWFEAAVYVAASGTTTAPVSPVYTSAKTTAGAGNQPLDMAFNTAQPMLKNVDRVFVYPAAYPEGVHTIGGYKGKDTYFGADELKFDQYTGKLLGREEYRKKNSGEKLIAMNYDIHVGAIGGLPGKILAFIISFICASLPVTGFYIWWGKQRKARKKAVKPAAGLNTI, from the coding sequence ATGAAAACAATGACCCAACCGAAAAAGAAGGAAGCAGGGAAACCCGGCAAAAAAAAATCCATGGCACGAACGGTGGTAGACAAGCTGCATCTGTGGCTGGGACTGGCTTCCGGCCTCATTGTGCTGATTATCAGTATTACCGGTTGTCTGTTTGTTTTCCAGCGGGAAATTAATGAGCTGGTATATCACCGGCAGTTGCAGGTAGTGCCGCAGGAGCAGACGTTGCCGCTGAGTGTGCTGCGCGACCATGCCCAGCAAGTCCTCGGAGCCGATAAACCGATACTTTCCATGACCACCTGGCGTCTTCCGGACCGGGCCTGGGAGTTTATGGCCTATAAGGGCAATGATACTGCCATCACCTATTTCGGGGCGGTGGAATACTACGAATCCGTACTGGTGAATCCCTATACCGGGCAGATAACAGGGAAGATCGACTACAAGCACAATTTTTTCAACATCGTTAAAAATATCCACTGGAGCCTACTGCTGAATACCAGGTACGGGCAGCCTGTAGTGGGATGGAGCACTGTTATCTTTGTGGTGCTGCTGATCACCGGGTTGATTATGTGGTGGCCCAAACGCTGGACCAAAGCGGCGCGCGACCAGAGCTTCAAAATCAAATGGAAGGCAGGTTTCAAAAGGATAAACTACGACCTGCATAATGTGCTGGGCTTCTATTCCCTGCTGGTGGCCCTGGTAATTGCACTCACGGGTATGGTATGGGCGTTTAAATGGTTTGAAGCTGCTGTATATGTGGCTGCATCCGGTACTACCACCGCTCCGGTATCGCCTGTTTACACTTCTGCCAAAACAACTGCAGGTGCCGGTAATCAGCCACTGGACATGGCTTTTAATACAGCTCAGCCGATGCTTAAAAACGTGGACCGTGTTTTCGTATATCCGGCAGCGTATCCCGAAGGTGTACATACGATTGGAGGATATAAAGGGAAGGATACTTATTTTGGTGCAGATGAACTGAAGTTTGACCAATATACCGGAAAGCTGCTGGGGCGCGAGGAATACAGGAAGAAAAACAGCGGGGAGAAACTGATTGCGATGAACTACGATATACATGTAGGTGCTATCGGCGGGCTGCCAGGTAAAATACTGGCCTTTATCATCAGTTTTATTTGTGCTTCCCTGCCGGTGACAGGCTTTTACATATGGTGGGGTAAACAGCGAAAAGCCCGGAAAAAGGCTGTGAAGCCGGCGGCGGGACTGAATACGATATAA
- a CDS encoding GNAT family N-acetyltransferase, which yields MKDFKIIDNKEARQFEAHIAGQLAKVIYEKNGSRIFLTGAEVPPTLEKQGILPLMLGKVMEEISAQNIRMVPSSKKVAEFVRSNPQWKTLLAHGLHI from the coding sequence ATGAAGGATTTCAAAATTATTGACAACAAGGAGGCCAGGCAGTTTGAGGCGCATATTGCCGGACAGCTGGCCAAGGTTATTTATGAGAAAAATGGCAGCCGTATTTTCCTGACGGGCGCAGAAGTGCCGCCTACATTGGAAAAACAAGGTATATTGCCGTTAATGCTGGGAAAAGTGATGGAGGAGATTTCTGCACAGAATATCCGTATGGTCCCTTCCAGCAAAAAGGTAGCAGAGTTTGTGCGTAGTAATCCGCAGTGGAAAACATTGCTGGCGCACGGTCTGCACATATAG
- a CDS encoding OmpH family outer membrane protein → MKFWYTTVALLLFMSTAAFSQKTAYINFQQLIAAMPETKQATDTLQKYQQELAKDGQYLVAEYTRKLQEYDSLSAKWTEQIKAMKEKELQDAQASIQDYRQRMEEKLGAKDQQLLIPIMDKAKKALKAIATEKGYTLVIDNSKDEVLIGADADDLMAPVKAKLGLK, encoded by the coding sequence ATGAAATTTTGGTACACAACTGTCGCACTGTTGTTGTTCATGAGCACTGCTGCTTTTTCGCAGAAGACCGCGTACATCAATTTCCAGCAACTGATCGCAGCCATGCCTGAAACCAAACAGGCCACCGATACCCTGCAGAAATATCAGCAGGAGCTGGCTAAGGATGGTCAGTATCTTGTAGCGGAATACACCCGCAAATTACAGGAATACGACAGCCTGAGCGCTAAATGGACTGAACAGATTAAAGCGATGAAAGAGAAGGAATTGCAGGATGCGCAGGCCAGCATACAGGACTACCGCCAGCGGATGGAGGAGAAACTGGGCGCCAAAGATCAGCAGCTGCTGATTCCTATCATGGACAAAGCTAAAAAGGCGCTGAAAGCGATAGCTACCGAAAAAGGCTACACGCTGGTAATCGATAATTCCAAAGATGAAGTGTTGATTGGTGCAGATGCCGACGATCTGATGGCTCCTGTAAAAGCCAAACTGGGCCTGAAATAA
- a CDS encoding helix-turn-helix transcriptional regulator produces the protein MLYRLPQEFHANPQMQVSHTGKCALAWFRLLNHQDKAEGFLTENTLVFIISGSKHIHLPDEEIIAHAGDLIMLKRGTYFMSAFLTEESTFQGLMLCVHDNILRSFLEEMDDIKKARMNIPMVLPCNDQLINVRNTIIGYMQHPHANTPKLLELKIREILLLLLAGPHRAQVLAFLHHLFDTSSENLTLTIREHLLKPLSLEEYAKICGLSLSAFKREFARLYNAPPKKWINEEKLKHATYLLQHTSKNVNEVADECGFENTSYFIKQYKARFGDTPKNTQRTKSAIF, from the coding sequence ATGTTGTATCGTTTACCGCAGGAATTTCATGCCAACCCTCAGATGCAAGTCAGCCATACCGGAAAATGTGCACTGGCCTGGTTCCGCCTGCTCAACCATCAGGACAAGGCAGAAGGGTTCCTTACTGAAAACACGCTGGTATTCATTATTTCAGGCAGCAAACATATTCACCTTCCGGATGAAGAGATCATCGCACATGCCGGCGATCTCATCATGCTGAAAAGAGGCACTTACTTCATGTCCGCCTTCCTCACAGAAGAGAGTACCTTTCAGGGATTGATGCTCTGCGTACATGATAATATCCTTCGCTCTTTTCTGGAAGAAATGGATGACATCAAAAAAGCGCGGATGAATATCCCCATGGTGTTGCCTTGTAATGATCAGCTGATCAACGTACGCAACACCATCATCGGCTATATGCAACATCCGCATGCAAACACACCCAAACTACTGGAACTGAAAATCCGGGAGATACTGCTGTTGCTGCTCGCAGGCCCGCATCGCGCACAGGTACTGGCTTTCCTGCATCACCTCTTTGATACCAGCAGCGAAAACCTGACGCTCACCATACGGGAACATCTGCTCAAACCCTTATCACTGGAAGAATACGCCAAAATATGCGGACTAAGCCTCTCCGCCTTCAAACGGGAATTTGCCAGACTATACAACGCACCACCTAAAAAATGGATCAACGAAGAAAAGCTGAAACACGCCACCTATCTGCTGCAACATACTTCCAAAAATGTAAATGAAGTGGCCGATGAATGCGGATTTGAAAACACTTCCTATTTCATTAAACAATATAAGGCCCGCTTTGGTGATACACCTAAAAATACCCAACGAACTAAAAGTGCTATTTTCTGA
- a CDS encoding glycosyltransferase family 2 protein has translation MPSVAVVILNWNGKAFLEKFLPSVCRSTYGNLQLVLADNASTDDSVAFVQAHYPAVSIIRNPANDGFAGGYNEALAHVKADIYVLLNQDVEVEPGWIEPVVTLMESDPRIAACQPKMRAYHQPDEFEYAGAAGGWMDVLGYTFCRGRILYTTEKDKGQYDDAQDIFWATGAALFIRSACFHEVGGFDRDFFAHMEEVDLCWRLQRAGYRICYCPGSKVFHVGGGSLPQGNPRKLYLNFRNNLMMLWKNLHSEDRWIVLFQRFFLDILAAVKSLVSGKPRDMAAIYRAYRDYCRWRKKYVKQDNLPEMKLMRMKGVFHGIMIWRYYFLRHKKFSELI, from the coding sequence TTGCCGTCAGTTGCAGTTGTTATTTTAAATTGGAACGGGAAGGCTTTCCTGGAGAAGTTCCTGCCCTCGGTGTGCCGCTCTACGTATGGTAATCTGCAGCTGGTGCTGGCCGACAATGCTTCTACAGACGACAGTGTGGCGTTTGTACAGGCGCATTATCCGGCGGTCAGTATTATCCGAAACCCTGCGAATGATGGTTTTGCCGGTGGTTATAATGAAGCCCTGGCCCATGTGAAGGCTGATATATATGTGTTGCTGAATCAGGATGTGGAAGTAGAGCCGGGATGGATAGAGCCGGTGGTGACCCTGATGGAATCCGACCCGCGTATTGCTGCCTGTCAGCCTAAGATGCGGGCCTATCATCAGCCCGACGAGTTTGAGTACGCCGGTGCTGCCGGCGGCTGGATGGACGTTCTGGGCTATACTTTTTGCCGGGGACGTATTCTGTATACTACCGAAAAAGATAAAGGCCAGTACGATGATGCACAGGATATTTTCTGGGCTACCGGTGCAGCGTTGTTTATCCGTTCGGCCTGTTTTCATGAGGTAGGCGGATTTGACCGCGACTTCTTTGCCCATATGGAAGAGGTGGATCTGTGCTGGCGCCTGCAGCGGGCCGGTTACCGGATCTGCTATTGCCCCGGTTCCAAAGTATTCCACGTAGGTGGTGGCAGCCTGCCGCAAGGCAACCCCCGCAAGCTATATCTTAACTTCCGCAACAACCTGATGATGCTGTGGAAGAACCTGCATAGTGAAGACCGCTGGATCGTGCTTTTTCAGCGTTTTTTCCTGGACATCCTGGCGGCTGTGAAAAGCCTGGTGTCCGGCAAACCCAGGGATATGGCGGCCATCTACCGCGCCTACCGCGACTATTGCCGGTGGCGGAAAAAGTATGTTAAACAGGATAACCTGCCGGAAATGAAACTCATGCGGATGAAAGGAGTATTCCATGGTATCATGATCTGGCGGTATTATTTCCTGAGACACAAAAAATTCTCCGAGCTGATATGA
- a CDS encoding RNA polymerase sigma-70 factor — protein MELQYPGNTSLLEKEDTLTFEQAFKSHFKGLHAYACTILKDDVMAEEMVQNVFCKLWEKSGEIKIKQSIAGYLYRAVYHESINYLRHQKVKANHQAHTQYQMSNNRDTGNTSGKVTMRELEEKLDKALRELPEKCRTVFQLSRFEELKYQEIADRLDISIKTVENQMGKALRLLRLNLVDFLPLLLILLHL, from the coding sequence ATGGAGTTGCAATATCCAGGTAATACTTCGTTACTGGAAAAAGAAGACACATTAACCTTTGAGCAGGCATTTAAATCCCATTTTAAAGGTCTGCATGCCTATGCCTGCACTATATTGAAAGATGATGTAATGGCAGAAGAAATGGTTCAGAACGTATTCTGTAAACTGTGGGAGAAATCCGGAGAGATAAAGATCAAACAATCCATCGCCGGCTACCTCTACAGAGCAGTATACCATGAAAGCATCAATTATCTGCGACATCAGAAAGTTAAAGCCAACCACCAGGCGCATACACAGTATCAGATGAGCAACAACAGGGATACCGGCAATACCTCCGGCAAAGTGACCATGAGGGAACTGGAAGAAAAACTGGACAAAGCACTCCGCGAACTGCCGGAGAAATGCAGGACCGTATTTCAGTTGAGCCGTTTTGAGGAATTAAAATACCAGGAAATAGCAGACCGGCTGGACATCTCCATCAAAACAGTGGAAAATCAGATGGGAAAAGCATTACGGCTGCTCAGGCTCAACCTGGTAGACTTCCTTCCCCTGTTACTTATATTGCTCCATCTCTAA
- a CDS encoding PAS domain-containing sensor histidine kinase: MFKQYIGWKFVLASIAVLIIVTTIWFASSLSRKIQDEERKKVATWVEANRELLKSDSDANLNLAVEIVTTNTTIPLILTDEQGTIRDSRNLDSIRIAQNPQYLKEQLIAFKKQHPPFIMEVDARHKLYNYIYYGDSLILKQVRYYPYVQLLVVTLFIALVLFALSSTNRATQNQVWVGLAKETAHQLGTPLSSMEAWLEILRENEANQMMVTELAKDVDRLKLITDRFSKIGSVPKLEERDVLEQLENMVAYIRKRAPQKVFFSIHTTEKELPVMISPPLFDWVVENLLKNALDAMEGSGKIDIYIENHPTFVTIDISDTGKGIPKMNFEKVFKPGFSTKKRGWGLGLSLAKRIIEEYHKGRLFVKSSEINKGTTFRILLRK; this comes from the coding sequence ATGTTTAAACAATATATCGGGTGGAAGTTCGTACTGGCCTCCATAGCAGTGCTCATCATCGTGACCACAATATGGTTTGCCAGCAGCTTGTCGAGAAAAATTCAGGATGAAGAACGAAAAAAAGTAGCCACCTGGGTAGAAGCCAACCGGGAACTCCTCAAATCCGATTCAGACGCCAATCTCAACCTCGCCGTGGAAATCGTGACCACCAATACCACCATCCCACTGATCCTCACCGACGAACAAGGCACCATCCGCGACAGCCGTAACCTCGACTCCATCCGCATCGCACAAAATCCTCAATACCTGAAAGAACAGTTGATCGCCTTCAAAAAACAGCATCCTCCCTTTATCATGGAAGTGGATGCCCGCCATAAACTGTACAACTACATCTACTACGGCGACTCCCTCATACTCAAACAGGTGCGGTACTACCCCTATGTTCAGCTGCTGGTGGTAACACTCTTCATCGCCCTCGTGTTGTTTGCACTCTCCAGCACCAACAGAGCCACCCAAAACCAGGTATGGGTAGGTCTTGCCAAGGAAACAGCCCACCAGCTGGGCACCCCGCTGTCCTCCATGGAAGCGTGGCTGGAAATACTCCGGGAAAATGAAGCCAACCAGATGATGGTCACCGAACTGGCCAAAGATGTGGACCGCCTTAAACTGATCACCGACCGCTTCTCCAAAATAGGCAGCGTCCCCAAACTGGAAGAAAGGGATGTACTCGAACAACTGGAAAACATGGTGGCCTACATCCGTAAAAGAGCACCACAGAAAGTATTCTTCTCCATACATACCACCGAAAAGGAACTGCCGGTAATGATCTCTCCCCCGCTCTTCGACTGGGTAGTGGAGAACCTCTTAAAAAACGCGCTGGATGCCATGGAAGGAAGCGGCAAAATAGATATCTACATAGAAAATCATCCCACTTTCGTCACCATCGATATCTCAGATACCGGCAAGGGCATTCCTAAAATGAACTTCGAAAAAGTGTTCAAGCCAGGCTTCAGTACCAAAAAAAGAGGTTGGGGTTTGGGCCTCTCCCTGGCCAAAAGAATCATCGAAGAATACCATAAAGGAAGACTTTTTGTAAAATCTTCAGAAATAAATAAAGGCACTACTTTCCGCATCCTGCTTAGAAAGTAG
- a CDS encoding carboxypeptidase-like regulatory domain-containing protein: MLLNRIFLSIVLAFFLSVQVQAQSLLNKTVTVEARKQKLSDVLNIISKQGNFYFSYISTILPQDSLVSISAKNKTVRQILDQLFEGEYMYKESGNYIILFKKTSGQSYYQITGVVTDTKTGQRVPNASVYERQQLISTLTNNDGYFRLRLRDKSPTAAISISKELYSDTSLLINTGHDQELSITISPASYQLKTVEVTGHMQVERTWLGKMLLSSRQKVQSLNLGAFLADKPYQASLAPGLGTHGRMSGQVINKFSINLIGGYTAGVDGFELGNVFNIVKGNVQYVQLAGVTNIVGGKTKGVQVAGIHNNVLDSVKGVQVAGVSNVVDGNLAGAQVSGVVGEVGGNMEGVQVNGVIGIVKGNTNGVQVSCIGNSTHKALEGWQVGSVYNYTSQDAKGAQISAISNISHGTMTGLQLGTIFNYARHLKGVQIGLVNIADTSSGYSIGLVNIVKHGYHKLSLYSNDLVNYNVAWKTGYKKFYSILFAGFSPGNKKVFTVGYGIGKEIVFNRHLFLTAEATGQTLFIDGSDSQVYRLQPLLNYRLTRWLSVFAGPSLAFHIYDEKWKTKDGYLSQIPATGYPSFKMGDGATGWLGWQAGINIF; this comes from the coding sequence ATGTTACTTAACAGAATATTTTTATCGATAGTACTGGCGTTTTTTCTTTCTGTGCAGGTACAGGCCCAGAGCCTGCTCAACAAGACCGTCACGGTGGAAGCCAGAAAACAGAAACTGTCGGATGTACTGAACATCATCTCCAAACAAGGGAATTTTTACTTTTCCTATATCAGTACCATCCTTCCGCAGGACAGCCTGGTCAGCATCTCTGCAAAAAATAAAACAGTCCGGCAAATACTCGATCAGTTGTTTGAAGGAGAGTATATGTATAAAGAGTCGGGCAACTATATCATTCTCTTCAAAAAAACATCCGGACAAAGTTATTATCAGATAACGGGTGTCGTCACGGACACGAAGACGGGGCAGCGGGTACCCAATGCCAGCGTGTATGAACGACAGCAACTTATATCTACTTTAACGAACAACGACGGTTACTTCAGGCTGCGGTTACGGGACAAAAGTCCCACCGCAGCCATCAGCATTAGTAAGGAGCTGTATTCAGATACGTCTCTGCTGATCAATACCGGCCATGACCAGGAGTTGAGTATTACCATTTCACCAGCCAGTTATCAGCTGAAAACGGTGGAGGTCACCGGGCATATGCAGGTGGAAAGGACCTGGCTGGGTAAAATGCTGTTATCTTCCCGTCAGAAGGTGCAGAGCCTTAACCTGGGCGCGTTCCTGGCCGATAAGCCTTATCAGGCTTCACTGGCCCCGGGATTGGGCACCCATGGCAGAATGAGCGGACAGGTGATCAATAAATTCTCCATCAATTTGATAGGTGGTTATACTGCTGGTGTAGACGGCTTTGAGCTGGGCAACGTGTTTAATATCGTGAAAGGTAATGTGCAATACGTGCAGCTCGCTGGTGTGACTAATATAGTGGGGGGAAAAACCAAAGGTGTACAGGTAGCCGGTATACACAACAATGTACTTGACTCTGTGAAAGGCGTACAGGTAGCAGGTGTCAGCAATGTGGTGGATGGCAACCTGGCAGGAGCACAGGTAAGCGGCGTTGTTGGGGAAGTAGGTGGTAATATGGAAGGCGTGCAGGTGAATGGTGTGATTGGTATTGTAAAAGGAAATACCAACGGTGTGCAGGTGTCCTGCATCGGCAATTCTACCCACAAGGCATTGGAGGGCTGGCAGGTGGGCAGTGTCTATAACTACACCTCCCAGGATGCGAAAGGAGCGCAGATTTCCGCTATCAGTAATATCAGCCACGGAACCATGACTGGTCTGCAGCTGGGTACTATCTTTAACTATGCCAGACATCTTAAAGGTGTACAGATAGGGCTGGTAAATATTGCCGACACCTCTTCCGGCTACAGCATAGGATTGGTGAACATTGTAAAACACGGCTATCATAAATTATCGCTTTACAGCAATGACCTGGTCAACTATAACGTTGCCTGGAAAACGGGTTACAAAAAGTTCTACAGCATATTGTTTGCAGGATTCAGTCCTGGTAATAAAAAGGTATTTACTGTCGGGTATGGTATTGGGAAAGAGATTGTCTTTAACCGACATCTTTTTCTGACTGCAGAAGCAACCGGACAAACACTTTTTATTGATGGCAGCGACTCACAGGTATACCGTTTGCAGCCATTACTGAACTATAGACTCACCCGCTGGCTCTCTGTATTTGCAGGTCCTTCCCTGGCTTTTCATATTTATGATGAAAAGTGGAAAACCAAAGATGGGTATTTGTCTCAGATACCTGCTACTGGTTATCCTTCCTTTAAGATGGGGGATGGAGCCACCGGATGGTTAGGATGGCAGGCTGGTATCAATATTTTCTGA
- a CDS encoding DUF2157 domain-containing protein yields the protein MNIDTFSKLQKEGLISEEEMQRITTAENNRLFSLHWEIKTILYLGVLLLSGGLGILVYKNIDTIGHQVILLFIALVCIGSYVYCFKHRPPFSHEKTVSPNTFYDYALLLGSLTFVTFIGYLQFQYTAFGTAYGLATFIPLVVLFFTAYYFDHLGILSMAITNLAAWAGIAITPMQILSKNDFSNQTLIYTGIALGAALVLLAELSARRNFKSHFAFTYNNFGVNIFFISALAAMCIFDSPIYMLWFLLIAGAGYRCYTWAFRDRSFYFALLSVLYMYFGLSILIFRLLFSIRNDDGFILALFYTICSAIAVILLLINLNKKIKQ from the coding sequence ATGAATATTGACACTTTCTCCAAACTCCAAAAAGAAGGACTGATCAGCGAAGAGGAAATGCAACGCATTACCACCGCAGAAAACAACCGGCTTTTTTCCCTGCACTGGGAAATCAAGACAATCCTCTATCTGGGCGTATTACTCCTCAGCGGAGGCCTGGGCATCCTGGTCTACAAAAACATAGACACTATCGGACACCAGGTAATTTTATTGTTCATTGCACTGGTATGCATAGGCAGCTATGTATACTGCTTCAAACACCGCCCCCCGTTTTCCCATGAAAAAACAGTCTCGCCCAACACATTCTACGATTATGCGTTACTGTTAGGCAGCCTCACCTTCGTTACCTTCATCGGTTACCTGCAGTTCCAATACACCGCATTTGGCACTGCCTATGGCCTGGCTACCTTCATTCCGCTGGTAGTGTTGTTTTTTACAGCTTACTACTTTGATCATCTGGGCATCCTGTCTATGGCTATCACCAACCTGGCCGCCTGGGCCGGTATTGCCATCACACCCATGCAGATACTTTCGAAAAATGATTTCAGCAACCAAACGCTGATCTACACCGGTATCGCATTGGGAGCGGCATTGGTATTACTGGCGGAACTGTCTGCCCGCAGAAACTTCAAATCGCATTTTGCCTTCACCTACAACAACTTCGGGGTCAATATCTTTTTCATCTCGGCGCTTGCGGCCATGTGTATCTTCGACAGCCCTATCTATATGCTATGGTTCCTGCTGATAGCCGGCGCCGGATACCGCTGTTACACCTGGGCTTTCCGCGACCGCTCCTTTTACTTCGCCTTGCTCTCAGTACTGTATATGTATTTCGGGTTAAGTATCCTGATCTTCAGATTACTCTTTTCAATCCGTAATGATGATGGCTTCATACTGGCCCTGTTTTATACCATATGCTCAGCAATAGCTGTCATCCTCCTGTTAATCAATCTCAACAAAAAAATCAAACAATGA
- a CDS encoding FecR domain-containing protein: MKTHKDHINDDLLVKYMLGITTPAEQEEITAWIAEDPAHQQYYEHFRLIWEQSKKLAAVSTVNEEDAWQRFQQRVGASEQQSEARIIKPNFSFWRRNLSIAATLLVLLGAAGFWYMKTQQQHVIYANNSVKQDVLPDGSQVTLNKQSSISYVGSFNKERHVKLEGEAFFNVAQDPGHPFVIRVNDVTVKVLGTSFNIKNANGKTEVIVESGSVEVSKRHNSIQLQKNEKAVVADDDAAPVKQQNTDELYNYYRTKSFVCNNTPLWKLVASLNEAYGVNIVIADNDKRDQPISVTFSNSSLDSALQIIGITYGITVEQNGSNITLK; this comes from the coding sequence GTGAAAACACACAAAGACCATATAAATGATGATCTCCTGGTAAAATACATGCTGGGCATTACCACCCCGGCAGAGCAGGAAGAGATAACAGCATGGATAGCAGAAGATCCGGCCCATCAGCAGTATTATGAACATTTCCGGCTGATATGGGAACAAAGTAAAAAACTGGCTGCTGTGAGCACGGTGAACGAAGAGGATGCCTGGCAACGTTTCCAGCAACGGGTGGGTGCCAGCGAACAACAGTCTGAAGCCCGCATCATCAAACCTAACTTCTCCTTCTGGCGCCGTAATCTCAGCATTGCCGCCACACTCCTGGTACTGTTGGGCGCCGCCGGTTTCTGGTATATGAAAACCCAACAGCAGCATGTGATATATGCCAATAACAGCGTAAAACAGGATGTCCTGCCTGATGGCTCTCAGGTAACGCTGAACAAACAATCTTCCATCTCCTACGTTGGCTCCTTTAACAAGGAAAGGCATGTGAAACTGGAAGGAGAGGCTTTCTTCAACGTAGCCCAGGACCCCGGCCATCCTTTTGTGATCAGGGTAAATGACGTAACAGTAAAAGTATTGGGTACTTCCTTTAATATCAAAAATGCCAATGGCAAAACAGAAGTGATCGTGGAATCCGGTTCTGTAGAAGTGAGCAAACGCCACAACAGCATACAGCTGCAGAAAAACGAAAAAGCCGTGGTGGCCGATGATGACGCTGCTCCTGTAAAACAGCAGAATACCGATGAACTGTACAACTACTACCGTACAAAATCATTCGTGTGCAACAATACACCGCTGTGGAAACTGGTGGCAAGCCTCAACGAAGCCTATGGCGTGAATATCGTGATCGCCGATAACGACAAGCGTGACCAACCCATCAGCGTGACCTTCAGTAACAGCTCTCTCGACAGTGCCCTTCAGATCATCGGTATTACCTATGGTATTACAGTAGAACAAAACGGGTCTAACATCACATTGAAATAA